A genomic window from Halorubrum lacusprofundi ATCC 49239 includes:
- a CDS encoding desampylase, whose product MIELSRAAYDDIVYRAYGGGEAEICGVLAGTHGTDGGASVVTETYEAENVAETPQIRYLIDPEEQLELIERVEDDGLDVVGFYHSHPTGPTHPSETDAARATWPGHSYVICALDGYPFVGSWRWRGDDDGFEQETVAVRSER is encoded by the coding sequence ATGATCGAACTCAGCCGAGCGGCCTACGACGACATCGTATACCGCGCGTACGGCGGTGGGGAGGCGGAGATCTGTGGCGTCCTCGCTGGCACCCACGGGACCGACGGAGGGGCGAGCGTCGTCACGGAGACCTACGAGGCGGAGAACGTCGCCGAAACCCCCCAGATACGGTACCTGATCGATCCCGAGGAACAGCTCGAACTCATCGAGCGGGTCGAGGACGACGGACTCGACGTAGTTGGGTTCTACCACTCGCACCCGACCGGGCCGACCCACCCGAGCGAGACGGACGCCGCGCGGGCGACGTGGCCCGGCCACTCGTACGTCATCTGCGCGCTCGACGGCTACCCGTTCGTCGGCTCGTGGCGCTGGCGTGGGGACGACGACGGGTTTGAACAGGAGACGGTCGCGGTGCGGAGTGAGCGGTAG
- a CDS encoding DUF302 domain-containing protein → MSDTAAESPAPTADEALHTTLDVPFDDAVPFVQIEHELADFETVRVTRLDQMIEGMLGHDNVERTALIVVCHPEIAYDALSIDPTLAGMLPCTTIVYEREGDDLVHVHHVSATKAIRDLGCAPGDCDDAVEDLVEKTGELMTVVWENIEEHGQE, encoded by the coding sequence ATGAGCGACACAGCGGCCGAATCGCCCGCGCCGACTGCCGACGAGGCGCTCCACACGACCCTCGACGTGCCCTTCGACGACGCGGTCCCGTTCGTACAGATCGAACACGAACTCGCCGACTTCGAGACGGTCCGCGTCACCCGACTCGATCAGATGATCGAGGGCATGCTCGGCCACGACAACGTCGAGCGGACCGCCCTGATCGTCGTCTGCCACCCCGAGATCGCGTACGACGCGCTCTCGATCGACCCGACGCTCGCAGGGATGTTACCTTGTACCACGATCGTCTACGAACGCGAAGGTGACGATCTCGTCCACGTCCATCACGTGTCGGCGACGAAGGCGATCCGCGATCTCGGCTGCGCGCCGGGCGACTGTGACGACGCCGTCGAGGATCTCGTCGAGAAGACCGGCGAACTGATGACCGTCGTCTGGGAGAACATCGAGGAACACGGTCAGGAGTAG
- a CDS encoding SOUL family heme-binding protein: protein MRPLAKTILVGGGVVFAGWVGWGIYSTRKTKSVPYEQLRTLNGSELRRYPQTILVETTAPNQRIAFRRLFNYISGANQANESISMTAPVETQSGESIAMTTPVRSEASETEAETIRMAFYLPAEYTPETAPEPTEADVTLVTEPQKTVAVDQFSWYAPEWRVTRRTQKLLSTLDREGIEPEGDPYLLRYNDPWTPPFMRRNEVAVAVVNED from the coding sequence ATGAGACCGCTCGCGAAAACGATACTCGTTGGGGGTGGTGTGGTATTTGCTGGCTGGGTTGGGTGGGGCATCTACTCGACCAGGAAGACAAAATCAGTACCGTATGAACAGCTACGAACGCTAAACGGCAGTGAACTTCGTCGCTATCCCCAGACGATTCTTGTCGAAACGACGGCACCAAATCAGCGGATCGCATTTCGACGACTCTTCAACTACATCTCGGGAGCCAACCAAGCTAACGAGTCGATCTCGATGACGGCCCCTGTCGAAACTCAATCCGGGGAATCAATCGCGATGACGACTCCTGTTCGGTCAGAGGCGTCCGAGACTGAAGCTGAGACGATCCGGATGGCGTTCTATCTGCCCGCAGAGTATACTCCTGAAACGGCACCAGAACCGACGGAAGCGGATGTCACACTCGTCACCGAACCACAGAAGACAGTCGCTGTGGATCAGTTTTCTTGGTACGCCCCAGAGTGGCGGGTCACGCGACGGACGCAGAAGCTTCTTTCCACACTCGATCGTGAAGGCATCGAACCGGAGGGAGATCCCTATCTCCTCCGATATAACGACCCGTGGACACCGCCGTTTATGCGGCGAAATGAAGTGGCGGTAGCGGTGGTTAACGAGGACTGA
- a CDS encoding NADPH-dependent FMN reductase, whose amino-acid sequence MSDSAHVVGVVGSLRDGSYTRLGVGRALDGVRRAGGTAELLDLREYDLPTYDADHDEAGDANAFKTRIREADAVPLGTPMYHGSYSSTLKTALDYCGFEEFEDKTVGLLAVAGGGFPVTALEHLRSVCRALNAWVIPHQVAVPRAHAQFDDGDLVDEDLDGRVLTLGRRAVQYADIEPDPDSFEGEQNVGAR is encoded by the coding sequence ATGTCCGATTCAGCACACGTCGTCGGCGTCGTCGGCAGCCTTCGAGACGGGAGCTACACCCGACTCGGCGTCGGTCGCGCGCTTGACGGCGTTCGCCGTGCGGGAGGCACCGCCGAGCTGCTCGACCTCCGGGAGTACGACCTCCCGACGTACGACGCCGATCACGACGAGGCGGGGGACGCGAACGCGTTCAAGACGCGGATCCGTGAGGCCGACGCCGTCCCCCTCGGCACGCCGATGTACCACGGCTCGTACTCGTCCACGCTGAAGACGGCGCTCGATTACTGCGGCTTCGAGGAGTTCGAGGACAAGACCGTCGGGCTCCTCGCGGTCGCCGGCGGCGGATTTCCGGTGACGGCGTTAGAGCACCTCCGCTCCGTCTGTCGGGCCCTCAACGCGTGGGTGATCCCCCATCAGGTGGCCGTCCCCCGCGCCCACGCGCAGTTCGACGACGGGGACCTCGTCGACGAGGACCTCGACGGGCGAGTGCTCACGCTGGGGCGTCGCGCCGTGCAGTACGCCGACATCGAGCCCGATCCGGACTCGTTCGAAGGGGAGCAGAACGTCGGGGCGAGGTGA
- the trpB gene encoding tryptophan synthase subunit beta, whose product MSETEPTTNEATSARDGADAATPSRRPGRERGRDDGKFGRYGGQYVPEALMPAIEELTDAYERYVLGNEDGFMDEFRDRLADFGGRPTPLQRADRLSERYDREVFLKREDLLHGGAHKLNNALGQVLLAKYMGKERIIAETGAGQHGTATAMAAAHLDMPCEIYMGERDINRQRPNVFRMKLNGAEVNPVTTGRGTLKEAISETMRDWATTVENTHYVIGSVVGPHPFPVMVRDFQAVISEEAREQSIEKTGDLPTDVVACAGGGSNTMGAFADFVDDEAVDLHAVEAGGSTLEVDEEAGVAPNSASLYAGDEGVLHGARTKLLQDSDGQIMESHSISSGLDYAGVGPELAYLVDEGRVDPVAVDDDAALEGFHRLSRTEGIIPALETAHAFGFLEEFHEELGERVIVNVSGRGDKDLDAAIEETDKRDIAGAPDMSMFTGGI is encoded by the coding sequence ATGAGCGAGACGGAACCCACGACGAACGAGGCGACGAGCGCGAGAGACGGAGCCGACGCGGCGACGCCGTCGCGACGCCCCGGCCGCGAGCGCGGCCGCGACGACGGGAAGTTCGGCCGCTACGGCGGCCAGTACGTCCCCGAGGCGCTGATGCCCGCCATCGAGGAGCTGACGGACGCCTACGAGCGCTACGTCCTCGGCAACGAGGACGGATTCATGGACGAGTTCCGCGATCGGCTCGCGGACTTCGGCGGCCGACCGACGCCGCTCCAGCGCGCCGACCGGCTCTCGGAGCGCTACGACCGCGAGGTGTTCCTCAAACGCGAGGACCTCCTCCACGGCGGCGCGCACAAGCTGAACAACGCCCTCGGGCAGGTCCTCTTGGCGAAGTACATGGGCAAAGAGCGCATCATCGCGGAGACGGGCGCCGGCCAGCACGGCACCGCGACCGCGATGGCGGCCGCCCACCTCGACATGCCCTGTGAGATCTACATGGGCGAGCGCGACATCAACCGCCAGCGCCCCAACGTCTTCCGGATGAAGCTCAACGGCGCCGAGGTGAACCCGGTCACGACGGGCCGAGGCACCCTGAAGGAGGCCATCTCCGAGACGATGCGCGACTGGGCGACCACCGTCGAGAACACCCACTACGTCATCGGCTCGGTCGTCGGCCCGCACCCGTTCCCGGTGATGGTCCGCGACTTCCAGGCGGTCATCTCCGAGGAGGCGCGCGAGCAGTCGATCGAGAAGACCGGCGACCTCCCGACCGACGTGGTCGCCTGCGCGGGCGGCGGCTCGAACACGATGGGCGCGTTCGCCGACTTCGTCGACGACGAGGCGGTCGATCTGCACGCGGTCGAGGCGGGCGGCTCGACGCTGGAGGTCGACGAGGAAGCGGGCGTCGCCCCGAACTCGGCGTCGCTGTACGCGGGCGACGAGGGGGTACTCCACGGCGCGCGCACGAAGCTCCTGCAGGACTCCGACGGCCAGATCATGGAGAGCCACTCGATCTCCTCCGGCCTCGACTACGCCGGCGTCGGCCCAGAGCTCGCGTACCTCGTCGACGAGGGGCGCGTGGACCCGGTCGCCGTCGACGACGACGCGGCCTTGGAGGGGTTCCACCGGCTCTCGCGCACGGAGGGGATCATCCCCGCCTTGGAGACCGCGCACGCGTTCGGCTTCTTGGAAGAGTTCCACGAGGAACTGGGCGAGAGGGTGATCGTGAACGTCTCCGGGCGCGGCGACAAGGACCTCGACGCCGCCATCGAGGAGACGGACAAACGGGACATCGCCGGGGCGCCGGACATGTCGATGTTCACGGGGGGGATCTGA
- the trpC gene encoding indole-3-glycerol phosphate synthase: MDDQTELAPAVRSILSAARNRATEGRSGEVAVEPRDLRAAFDRAEADGRVPLIAEVKPTSPTTEGTREDDPVALAQGMVAGGAAALSVLTEPAHFGGSTDTLERVREAVDVPVLRKDFLVAESQLDAVESDVVLLIARFVGDDLPDLLTAARDRGFQVLVEVHDRDELEHALDAGATIIGVNNRDLAELVVDLGTFESVAPHVPDDVTLIAESGIGSPADVRRMRAAGADALLVGSAIMDGDVEANTRELVRAEADDESDTRDTTETPT; this comes from the coding sequence ATGGACGATCAAACCGAGCTGGCCCCGGCGGTCAGATCGATCCTGTCGGCTGCACGCAACCGCGCGACCGAGGGCCGATCCGGCGAGGTCGCCGTCGAGCCGCGCGATCTGCGGGCGGCGTTCGACCGCGCCGAGGCGGACGGGCGCGTCCCGCTGATCGCCGAGGTGAAACCCACCAGCCCGACGACGGAGGGCACCCGCGAGGACGACCCGGTCGCGCTCGCACAGGGAATGGTCGCCGGCGGCGCGGCCGCGCTGAGCGTGCTCACCGAGCCGGCGCACTTCGGCGGGAGCACCGACACGCTCGAACGCGTGCGCGAGGCGGTCGATGTGCCCGTCCTCCGGAAGGACTTCCTCGTCGCCGAATCGCAACTCGACGCCGTCGAGAGCGACGTCGTCCTGCTGATCGCCCGGTTCGTCGGCGACGACCTCCCCGACCTGCTCACCGCTGCGCGCGACCGCGGCTTCCAGGTCCTCGTCGAGGTTCACGACCGCGACGAGCTAGAGCACGCACTCGACGCCGGCGCGACGATCATCGGCGTGAACAACCGCGACCTCGCGGAACTGGTCGTCGACCTCGGAACCTTCGAGTCGGTGGCGCCCCATGTTCCCGACGACGTGACGCTGATCGCCGAAAGCGGGATCGGCTCGCCCGCCGACGTTCGGCGGATGCGCGCGGCGGGCGCCGACGCCCTCCTCGTCGGGAGCGCGATCATGGACGGCGACGTGGAGGCGAACACGCGCGAGTTGGTGCGGGCGGAGGCAGACGACGAGAGCGACACCCGAGACACCACGGAGACACCCACATGA
- a CDS encoding universal stress protein, with product MTHVLVPVAVLEGETISPGLMSLLGTVDVTVLGYHVLPEQTPPDQARLQFEERATSALADLSQEFRAAGGAADHRLVFTHDREQTIQRVAEDVNADAFAISGTTGDVDRILVSLSGDVDVDRVLSFVEALVGDLDIGVTLFLATGERTPAADATAIDAADTIDATDATAIDATDATDATDATDATDAANGRLEAAADRLREAGIDVATERATKGSAFDALIDAVPGHDAIVMGERAPSFRSFVLGDESDRVATASVGSVLVVRDRRESDGDDANATPGTEE from the coding sequence ATGACACACGTACTCGTACCCGTCGCGGTACTGGAGGGAGAGACAATCTCGCCCGGCCTCATGTCGCTGCTCGGCACCGTCGACGTGACGGTGCTCGGCTACCACGTCCTTCCGGAACAGACGCCGCCGGATCAGGCTCGGCTCCAGTTCGAGGAGCGCGCGACGTCTGCGCTGGCGGATCTCAGCCAGGAATTCCGTGCCGCCGGCGGTGCGGCCGACCACCGCCTCGTGTTCACGCACGACCGCGAGCAGACGATCCAGCGGGTCGCCGAAGACGTGAATGCGGATGCGTTCGCCATCTCCGGAACGACTGGCGACGTCGACCGGATCCTCGTGTCGCTCTCCGGTGACGTTGACGTCGACCGAGTCCTCTCGTTCGTCGAGGCGCTCGTCGGCGATCTCGACATCGGCGTCACGCTGTTCCTCGCGACCGGAGAGCGAACTCCCGCCGCCGACGCCACCGCCATCGACGCCGCCGACACCATCGATGCCACCGACGCCACCGCCATCGACGCCACCGACGCCACCGACGCCACCGATGCCACCGATGCCACCGACGCGGCCAACGGACGGCTAGAAGCCGCAGCCGACCGACTCCGCGAGGCAGGGATCGACGTGGCCACGGAGCGGGCGACAAAAGGGTCGGCGTTCGACGCGCTGATCGACGCGGTCCCCGGCCACGACGCAATCGTGATGGGGGAACGCGCGCCCTCGTTCCGATCGTTCGTGTTGGGCGACGAGAGCGACCGAGTCGCGACCGCCTCGGTCGGCTCGGTTCTCGTGGTCCGAGACCGTCGGGAGTCCGACGGGGACGACGCGAACGCGACGCCCGGCACCGAAGAGTAG
- a CDS encoding 2-amino-3,7-dideoxy-D-threo-hept-6-ulosonate synthase, with translation MTAGLSARLNRISTNDRYLIVPMDHGLTMGAVDGLVDIESTIDGVTRGGADAVLTQKGIAPRVHPNKNDAGYIVHVNGSTTIGPDESDKRVTATAEDAVRAGADAVSFHINVGSDHEPDQIEELAELTADASRLGLPVLAMAYARGPGVDETDPESLGHAVRLAEELGADVVKTGYSGDGDSFARVTESTRLPVVIAGGSKGTDRDTVEMVRGAMDGDAAGVSMGRSIFQHEDPEGIARAVSAVVHDDASVDEALTAGGFVEA, from the coding sequence ATGACAGCAGGACTCTCGGCACGACTCAACCGCATCTCCACAAATGACCGATACCTCATCGTCCCCATGGACCACGGGCTCACGATGGGCGCCGTCGACGGCCTCGTCGACATCGAGTCGACGATCGACGGCGTGACACGCGGCGGCGCGGACGCGGTACTCACCCAGAAGGGGATCGCGCCGCGGGTTCATCCGAACAAAAACGACGCGGGCTACATCGTCCACGTCAACGGATCGACCACGATCGGTCCCGACGAGAGCGACAAGCGCGTCACCGCCACCGCCGAGGATGCGGTTCGAGCGGGCGCTGACGCGGTCTCATTCCACATCAACGTCGGCTCCGATCACGAGCCGGACCAGATCGAAGAACTCGCGGAACTGACCGCCGACGCCTCGCGGCTCGGGCTCCCCGTGCTCGCGATGGCGTACGCGCGCGGCCCCGGCGTCGACGAGACAGATCCTGAATCGCTCGGACACGCGGTGCGGCTCGCCGAGGAGCTCGGCGCCGACGTGGTGAAAACCGGCTACTCCGGCGACGGCGACTCGTTTGCCCGCGTTACGGAGTCGACCCGGCTCCCGGTCGTCATCGCCGGCGGCTCGAAGGGAACTGATCGCGACACCGTGGAGATGGTACGCGGCGCGATGGACGGCGACGCCGCCGGCGTATCGATGGGACGGTCGATCTTCCAGCACGAGGACCCCGAGGGGATCGCTCGGGCAGTGTCGGCAGTCGTCCACGACGACGCGAGCGTCGACGAGGCGCTCACCGCGGGCGGATTCGTCGAGGCCTGA
- a CDS encoding 3-dehydroquinate synthase II, which produces MTRTVWVKADGDVGDWEARKRRITAAIEAGADWVLVDEADVGRVRDLGDISVAAFRSEADVIDDAESDAEADAYFVGKGGEGDGTIDMPEDLSGSADLTTVRRRDDRAQGVYVRVLGTEYERFAEEAANDAEFTIVVGEDWSIIPLENLIARVGEETHLIAGATTAAEAQTAFETLEIGADGVLLDSNSPDEIRGAVEARDAADRETLDLRHAEVTAVERTGMADRVCIDTGSLMDDDEGMLVGSMSRGLFFVHAETAESPYVESRPFRVNAGAVHAYVRNAEGGTNYLAELSSGDEVQVVDTAGHTREAIVGRVKIEKRPMFRIQAEVETEEGIDRIETLIQNAETVKIATSEGRKAVTDLEEGDEALVYYEDVARHFGEAVEESIIEK; this is translated from the coding sequence ATGACACGCACGGTCTGGGTGAAAGCCGACGGGGATGTCGGCGACTGGGAGGCGCGCAAGAGACGGATCACGGCCGCCATCGAGGCCGGCGCGGACTGGGTACTGGTCGACGAGGCGGACGTGGGCCGCGTCCGCGACCTGGGCGACATCTCGGTCGCCGCATTCCGCTCGGAGGCGGACGTGATCGACGACGCCGAGAGCGACGCTGAGGCCGACGCCTACTTCGTCGGGAAGGGCGGCGAGGGAGACGGCACCATCGACATGCCCGAGGATCTGTCGGGCTCCGCGGACCTCACGACGGTTCGCCGGCGCGACGACCGCGCGCAGGGCGTGTACGTCCGGGTGCTCGGCACCGAGTACGAGCGCTTCGCCGAGGAGGCCGCCAACGACGCCGAGTTCACGATCGTCGTCGGCGAGGACTGGTCGATCATCCCGCTTGAGAACCTGATCGCGCGGGTCGGCGAGGAGACGCACCTCATCGCGGGCGCGACGACGGCAGCGGAGGCGCAGACGGCCTTCGAGACGCTGGAGATCGGCGCCGACGGCGTCCTCCTCGATTCTAACTCGCCCGACGAGATCCGCGGCGCGGTGGAGGCTCGCGACGCCGCCGACCGCGAGACGCTCGACCTCCGGCACGCCGAAGTGACCGCGGTCGAGCGAACGGGAATGGCCGACCGCGTCTGTATCGACACCGGGTCGCTGATGGACGACGACGAGGGGATGTTAGTCGGGTCGATGTCGCGCGGGCTGTTCTTCGTCCACGCCGAGACCGCGGAGTCACCGTACGTCGAGTCGCGCCCGTTCCGCGTGAACGCTGGTGCGGTCCACGCGTACGTCCGCAACGCCGAGGGCGGAACGAACTACCTCGCGGAGCTGTCGAGCGGCGACGAGGTGCAGGTCGTCGACACCGCGGGCCACACCCGAGAGGCGATCGTCGGGCGCGTGAAAATCGAGAAGCGGCCGATGTTCCGGATTCAGGCGGAAGTCGAGACGGAGGAGGGAATCGACCGCATCGAGACGCTCATTCAGAACGCCGAGACCGTGAAGATCGCGACGAGCGAGGGCCGGAAGGCCGTTACCGATCTGGAGGAGGGCGACGAGGCGCTCGTCTACTACGAGGACGTGGCGCGCCACTTCGGCGAGGCGGTTGAAGAGAGCATCATCGAGAAGTAG
- a CDS encoding MGMT family protein, with protein MDTTGTSGVFAREVDEIGRAVEVGFAGGRVISVSFPTTAPADAAADHDLLDRIEAYLAGERDAFDGVATGLTVPTDRREVLEALETIPYGEEVSVSRLTGLAALDADDPDDLELVTDALRENPIPILFPDHRVQGGPYATPGEVRAELRRVEGL; from the coding sequence ATGGATACGACGGGAACGTCGGGCGTCTTCGCCCGCGAGGTCGACGAGATCGGACGGGCGGTCGAGGTCGGGTTCGCCGGCGGCCGCGTCATTTCGGTGTCGTTCCCGACGACGGCGCCGGCGGACGCGGCTGCGGACCACGACCTGCTCGACCGGATCGAGGCGTACCTCGCGGGCGAGCGAGACGCGTTCGACGGCGTCGCCACCGGGCTCACGGTGCCGACCGACCGCCGGGAGGTCCTCGAAGCGCTCGAAACGATTCCGTACGGCGAGGAGGTGTCGGTCAGTCGCTTGACGGGGCTGGCCGCGCTCGATGCCGACGATCCGGACGATCTGGAGTTGGTGACGGACGCCCTCCGAGAGAACCCTATCCCGATCCTCTTCCCGGACCACCGCGTGCAGGGCGGGCCGTACGCCACGCCGGGCGAGGTTCGGGCGGAGCTTCGGCGCGTCGAAGGGCTGTAG
- a CDS encoding HTTM domain-containing protein has protein sequence MTPLPQRLSKAGSRYAAARESLRERATPYFGIDPRALGAFRIALALFLLGDLLFYRLPGVSAFYTDDGVLPRSTLAEISPLLEAVSIHAISGSAWVQTGLLAVAACAAVGLLVGYRTRVSTGVSLVLLASLYARNPYVINGGNTILAVFLFLSLFLPLDARWSLDAGRWSNSNGRDDVDGREAAERDGGADRRVCSLGTAVTLLTLVSIYTANAISKYRSDTWMSGGAVPQIFQLEEFIVRLGPFVSEHTVVLATINWLWIALLSASVLLIATTGWLRAGIALAFVSAHLGMAATMRLGVFPFIMITILLLCFPTGVWNLVEAVTSKLHGSSRPTERAYRSDGGSANESASPIPSPSRVRRVIWTGAALLLVGFFLALVWWQAAGVGLVDLPASESAGELSEVSWSFFAPNPPDSSSWYVVRGTLESGESIDVRGGQAATYDRPPDAAETYPTTLWHQFGFRMRYAGESRYRPVAAYVCERSDRSLESVTVFHVEQAVDPNGPVGEPEAHERISAAC, from the coding sequence ATGACGCCACTACCTCAGCGGCTCTCGAAAGCTGGTTCCCGATACGCGGCAGCACGCGAGTCCCTCCGCGAGCGCGCCACACCGTATTTTGGGATCGATCCGCGAGCGCTGGGCGCGTTCCGAATCGCGTTGGCACTCTTCCTTCTCGGGGATCTGCTGTTCTACCGGCTTCCGGGTGTGAGCGCGTTCTACACGGACGACGGCGTCCTTCCGCGCTCGACGCTCGCTGAGATTTCCCCACTGTTAGAGGCCGTCTCGATCCACGCTATATCCGGTTCGGCGTGGGTGCAAACGGGACTGCTCGCGGTCGCGGCTTGTGCCGCCGTCGGCCTGCTCGTCGGCTATCGAACGCGAGTGTCGACGGGCGTCTCCCTCGTCCTGCTCGCGTCGCTATACGCTCGGAACCCGTACGTGATCAACGGGGGGAACACGATTCTGGCCGTGTTCCTCTTTTTGAGCCTCTTTCTCCCGCTTGACGCCCGCTGGTCGCTCGATGCCGGCCGCTGGAGCAACAGTAACGGTCGGGACGACGTCGACGGACGAGAAGCCGCCGAGCGAGACGGCGGCGCCGATCGGCGGGTCTGTTCGCTCGGGACGGCTGTCACGCTCCTGACGCTCGTGTCGATATACACGGCGAACGCGATCTCCAAGTACCGGAGCGACACGTGGATGTCGGGCGGCGCAGTCCCTCAAATATTCCAGTTGGAGGAGTTTATCGTGCGACTGGGACCGTTCGTCTCGGAACACACTGTGGTTCTCGCGACGATAAACTGGCTCTGGATTGCGCTCCTGTCAGCGTCCGTCCTGCTGATCGCCACGACTGGCTGGCTCAGGGCTGGGATCGCCCTCGCGTTCGTCTCCGCACACCTCGGCATGGCCGCGACGATGCGACTCGGCGTGTTCCCATTTATTATGATCACGATCCTTCTCCTGTGTTTCCCGACCGGAGTCTGGAACCTCGTCGAGGCCGTCACGTCGAAGCTCCACGGCTCCTCTCGACCCACGGAGCGCGCGTACCGAAGTGACGGCGGAAGCGCGAACGAGAGTGCGTCTCCGATTCCGTCGCCGTCGCGGGTTCGCCGTGTGATCTGGACGGGAGCCGCCCTGCTGCTCGTGGGCTTCTTCCTCGCGCTCGTGTGGTGGCAGGCCGCGGGAGTCGGGCTCGTCGACCTCCCGGCGTCGGAATCGGCCGGCGAGCTGTCGGAGGTGAGCTGGTCGTTCTTCGCGCCGAACCCGCCGGACTCCTCCAGCTGGTACGTCGTTCGGGGGACGCTCGAATCGGGCGAATCGATCGACGTGCGCGGCGGGCAGGCGGCCACGTACGACCGACCGCCGGACGCGGCGGAGACGTATCCGACGACACTGTGGCATCAGTTCGGATTCAGGATGCGGTACGCCGGAGAGTCTCGGTATCGACCGGTGGCGGCGTACGTCTGTGAGCGATCGGACCGCAGCCTGGAGTCCGTGACCGTCTTCCACGTCGAGCAGGCGGTCGATCCGAACGGACCGGTGGGGGAGCCTGAGGCGCACGAGCGGATCAGCGCCGCCTGCTGA
- the trpA gene encoding tryptophan synthase subunit alpha codes for MADRTAESAKTGNSEAIAAAFADGPAYIPYLAVGDPDYESSKAYVEALDRGGADIIELGLPFSEPIAEGSTIQGALVRALDAGMTPDRFFAFAEEVDVEAPLVCMTYYNLIYQYGGEARSASDASGETASAGPRPFVERAAAAGIEGLVVPDLPAEEADPLREACDEFGLDLVFIVAPTTVDDRLDRIMDRVSGYVYVQARLGTTGARSDVSDQTTQSLDRLREYDVPKAVGFGISSGEHAERIVGGGADGIIVGSALVDIVAEGVEDDLSTAEVADRLEALSRELKAGAERGYAARIEAAESR; via the coding sequence ATGGCGGACCGGACCGCGGAATCGGCGAAGACGGGCAACTCCGAGGCCATCGCGGCCGCCTTCGCCGACGGCCCCGCCTACATCCCGTACCTCGCGGTCGGCGATCCGGACTACGAGTCCTCGAAGGCGTACGTCGAGGCGCTCGACCGCGGCGGCGCGGACATCATCGAACTCGGACTCCCGTTCTCGGAGCCGATCGCGGAGGGGTCGACCATTCAGGGGGCGCTGGTCCGCGCGCTCGACGCCGGGATGACGCCGGACCGGTTCTTCGCGTTCGCGGAGGAGGTGGACGTTGAGGCGCCGCTCGTCTGCATGACGTACTACAACCTCATTTACCAATACGGCGGCGAGGCGCGGAGCGCCTCGGATGCGAGCGGTGAAACCGCGAGCGCCGGCCCCCGTCCCTTCGTCGAGCGCGCCGCTGCGGCCGGCATCGAAGGGCTCGTCGTCCCCGACCTCCCGGCCGAGGAGGCCGACCCCCTGCGAGAGGCGTGCGACGAGTTCGGGCTCGACTTGGTCTTCATCGTCGCGCCCACCACGGTCGACGACCGGCTCGATCGGATCATGGACAGGGTGTCCGGCTACGTCTACGTGCAGGCGCGCCTCGGGACCACCGGCGCGCGCAGCGACGTGTCCGACCAGACCACGCAGAGCTTAGATCGGCTCCGTGAGTACGACGTGCCGAAGGCCGTCGGGTTCGGCATCTCATCGGGCGAGCACGCGGAGCGCATCGTGGGCGGCGGCGCCGACGGGATCATCGTCGGCTCGGCGCTCGTCGACATCGTCGCCGAGGGCGTCGAGGACGACCTCTCGACCGCCGAGGTCGCCGACCGGCTGGAGGCGCTCTCACGGGAACTGAAGGCGGGCGCCGAACGCGGCTACGCCGCGCGCATCGAGGCGGCGGAGTCGCGGTGA